One genomic window of Mus caroli chromosome 12, CAROLI_EIJ_v1.1, whole genome shotgun sequence includes the following:
- the Sf3b6 gene encoding splicing factor 3B subunit 6, with protein sequence MAMQAAKRANIRLPPEVNRILYIRNLPYKITAEEMYDIFGKYGPIRQIRVGNTPETRGTAYVVYEDIFDAKNACDHLSGFNVCNRYLVVLYYNANRAFQKMDTKKKEEQLKLLKEKYGINTDPPK encoded by the exons ATGGCGATGCAAGCGGCTAAGAGGGCGAAT ATTCGCCTCCCACCTGAAGTAAATCGGATTTTGTATATAAGGAATTTGCCATACAAAATCACGGCAGAAGAAATGTATGATATATTTGGGAAATATGGACCTATTCGTCAAATCAGAGT AGGGAATACACCTGAAACCAGAGGAACAGCCTATGTGGTCTATGAAGACATCTTTGATGCTAAGAATGCCTGCGACCACCTATCAGGATTCAACGTTTGTAACAGATACCTTGTGGTTTTGTATTACAATGCTAACCGG GCATTTCAGAAGATGGACaccaagaagaaggaggagcagCTGAAACTTCTCAAGGAGAAGTATGGCATCAACACAGACCCTCCCAAGTGA
- the Tp53i3 gene encoding LOW QUALITY PROTEIN: quinone oxidoreductase PIG3 (The sequence of the model RefSeq protein was modified relative to this genomic sequence to represent the inferred CDS: inserted 7 bases in 5 codons; deleted 1 base in 1 codon; substituted 5 bases at 5 genomic stop codons), with the protein MFIQEKQLSLSLHTWKQQAQKGFFCKDVQLDASRWLLSLEFLSATQYPQTALLVMHFDWPGGPENLFLCERSGQPSPGDGEDLLKVTASILNMAGILYQYVAPPGASSILELEXLGHVDELELEPGCXGHRKRRDLAMALLPGGAKAQCLAVPEALLVPIPQXXVSQAAAIPEVWTTAFQIRESSTVSLLSIPGHVQAGGFVLIHGDXSEAGTDVIQLAWGAGIVLLVRAGFQHKLQMARKLMAAAGFSYREDFSEXTLRFIKDWEKNVNCPALDGCXALCGLIGGADPLKLLFKXGSPISSLLRSRDNEVVQTPVKTSTEQILPFSANXPQRLLPVLDRVYPATYIQVAXYVEANRNVGKIVLELP; encoded by the exons ATGTTCATTCAGGAGAAGCAACTTTCACTCTCCCTACACACATGGAAGCAACAAGCCCAGAAGGGATTCTTCTGCAAGGACGTGCAGCTGGACGCCTCCAGATGGCTATTG AGCCTAGAGTTTCTGTCTGCCACCCAGTATCCTCAGACAGCATTGCTGGTGATGCACTTTGACTGGCCAGGTGGACCAGAAAACCTTTTTTTATGTGAAAGATCTGGCCAACCAAGCCCAGGAGATGGTGAAGACCTCCTGAAGGTGACAGCCAGCATCCTAAACATGGCTGGCATACTCTA CCAGTATGTGGCACCCCCAGGAGCCAGTAGCATTTTGGAACTTGAGTAACTGGGACATGTGGatgagctggagctggagcctgGCTGCTAGGgacacaggaagagaagagatttGGCCATGGCTCTGCTGCCTGGTGGA GCTAAAGCTCAGTGCCTCGCTGTCCCTGAAGCTCTCCTTGTACCCATCCCACA CTGAGTGTCTCAAGCTGCAGCCATCCCAGAGGTCTGGACTACAGCCTTTCAGAT AAGAGAAAGTTCCACAGTTTCTCTGCTTTCCATCCCAGGCCATGTTCAGGCTGGAGGCTTTGTGCTGATCCACGGAG CCAGTGAAGCAGGCACAGATGTCATCCAGCTGGCTTGGGGTGCTGGCATTGTTCTTCTGGTTAGAGCTGGCTTCCAGCATAAGCTTCAAATGGCAAGGAAGCTCATGGCTGCAGCTGGATTCAGTTATAGAGAAGATTTTTCTGA AACTCTAAGATTCATTAAAG ATTGGGAGAAGAATGTCAACTGCCCGGCTCTTGATGGTTGCTAGGCTCTCTGTGGCTTAATAGGAGGAGCTGAT cctttaaaactactttttaaatgaGGTAGTCCGATCTCTAGTTTGCTGCGATCTAGGGATAATGAGGTGG TACAAACACCGGTGAAAACCTCCACGGAGCAGATTCTGCCCTTCTCTGCAA AACCCCAACGTCTGCTGCCGGTTCTGGATAGAGTCTACCCGGCAACTTATATTCAAGTGG AATATGTGGAGGCTAACAGGAACGTGGGCAAAATCGTCTTGGAGCTGCCCTAG